In one window of Cydia pomonella isolate Wapato2018A chromosome 16, ilCydPomo1, whole genome shotgun sequence DNA:
- the LOC133526286 gene encoding enhancer of split mbeta protein-like: MLGARSIRSQTAARAAPMILPRTMSPPHGAFHPPHAHPDEEPVSRTYQYRKVMKPMLERKRRARINRCLDELKDLMVTALQAEGENVSKLEKADILELTVRHLHSLKRRGQLVLKPEMSYAERFRAGFTQCATEVSQFIANATLAANAMQRQGPVDPQAGARLLQHLSGCIRRLENPQVVQPQPIAPNGVARPTPLPAVAQTQQPQAPQQGPERTSLHERGLKRPAEALVDVEAALAKRAYAPPSPPHSPASEPDPAQSMWRPW, translated from the coding sequence ATGCTCGGCGCGCGCTCCATTCGCTCACAgaccgccgcgcgcgccgcaccAATGATCCTCCCGCGCACCATGTCCCCGCCGCACGGCGCCTTCCACCCGCCGCACGCGCACCCAGACGAGGAACCTGTCTCCCGTACCTACCAGTATCGCAAAGTCATGAAACCCATGCTCGAGAGGAAGCGAAGAGCCCGCATCAACCGGTGCCTCGACGAGCTCAAAGATCTCATGGTCACGGCCCTCCAAGCGGAAGGGGAAAACGTCTCCAAACTAGAAAAAGCGGACATCCTCGAACTCACCGTCCGACACCTCCACAGTCTCAAGAGGAGGGGTCAGCTAGTGTTGAAACCGGAGATGTCATATGCAGAGCGCTTCCGTGCTGGATTTACACAGTGTGCTACTGAAGTGTCACAGTTTATTGCGAACGCGACGTTGGCCGCTAACGCGATGCAGCGTCAAGGCCCAGTGGATCCCCAAGCCGGGGCGAGGTTGTTGCAGCATCTTAGTGGTTGTATACGGAGGTTGGAGAATCCCCAAGTTGTGCAGCCTCAGCCGATCGCGCCTAATGGAGTCGCGCGGCCGACGCCGTTACCAGCAGTAGCGCAAACACAGCAACCGCAAGCACCTCAGCAGGGGCCGGAGAGGACATCGTTACATGAGCGAGGGTTGAAGAGGCCAGCAGAGGCGCTGGTGGACGTGGAAGCGGCGCTTGCGAAGCGAGCGTAcgcgccgccgtcgccgccCCACAGCCCCGCCTCCGAGCCCGACCCCGCCCAGTCGATGTGGCGGCCCTGGTGA